One Pseudomonas tolaasii NCPPB 2192 genomic window carries:
- a CDS encoding DUF2635 domain-containing protein: protein MSTRITVRPVAGRSVPDPEAGDLLPVEGREVPDNAWWRRRLADGDITTNAAEAAQPQEVK, encoded by the coding sequence ATGAGTACACGCATCACCGTACGGCCGGTCGCCGGCCGTTCCGTACCCGACCCCGAGGCTGGCGATCTGTTGCCGGTCGAAGGGCGCGAAGTTCCGGACAACGCCTGGTGGCGTCGGCGTCTGGCCGATGGCGACATCACCACCAACGCCGCCGAAGCGGCACAACCACAGGAAGTCAAATAA
- a CDS encoding tail protein, translating into MAEVLNFEHNGITVNATESPEAMGGLGDNVIGLVGTAPNAHASIPKNAPFRINSFTTQALLDPTGAESGTLFQAVYQILKVVKVPVYVVIVEEGATPADTINNVIGGNEPTTGRKLGLAALAGVPEDLTIIGAPGFTGTKAVAGEFASFGKRIKARVVLDGKDASVADQVTYSGELGGADLGFDRCLLVHNMPSVYSKAAKKNVFLSPSSLAIAALAKVKQWESPGNQVTFAEDVSRVVEYNILDTSTEGDLLNRYGVSYYARTILGGFSLLGNRSITGKFISYVGLEDAISRKLVKAGQKAMAKNLTKSFMDQEVKRINDWLQTLVADETIPGGSVYLHPELNSVEKYKNGTWFIVIDYGRYAPNEHMIYQLNARDEIIEQFLEDVL; encoded by the coding sequence ATGGCTGAGGTTTTGAACTTCGAGCACAACGGCATCACCGTGAATGCCACCGAATCCCCCGAGGCCATGGGTGGCCTGGGCGATAACGTGATTGGCCTGGTCGGCACCGCGCCGAACGCCCACGCGTCGATCCCGAAAAACGCGCCGTTTCGCATCAACAGCTTCACCACCCAGGCGCTGCTGGACCCCACCGGCGCCGAGTCGGGCACGCTGTTTCAGGCGGTGTACCAGATCCTCAAAGTGGTCAAGGTGCCGGTCTACGTGGTGATTGTGGAGGAGGGCGCGACTCCGGCCGACACGATCAACAATGTGATCGGCGGCAACGAGCCCACCACGGGCCGCAAGCTGGGCCTGGCGGCGCTGGCGGGTGTACCGGAAGACCTGACCATCATCGGCGCGCCGGGCTTCACCGGCACCAAGGCGGTGGCCGGTGAGTTTGCTTCCTTCGGCAAGCGCATCAAGGCCCGTGTGGTGCTCGATGGCAAGGACGCCAGCGTCGCCGACCAAGTGACCTACAGCGGCGAGCTGGGCGGTGCCGACCTCGGCTTCGACCGTTGCCTGCTGGTGCACAACATGCCGTCGGTGTACTCCAAGGCCGCGAAGAAGAACGTGTTCCTGTCGCCGTCTTCGCTGGCTATCGCCGCACTGGCCAAGGTCAAGCAGTGGGAAAGCCCGGGCAACCAGGTGACGTTCGCCGAGGACGTTTCCCGCGTGGTCGAGTACAACATCCTCGACACCTCCACCGAAGGCGACCTGCTTAACCGCTACGGCGTGAGCTACTACGCCCGCACCATCCTCGGCGGTTTTTCGCTGTTGGGTAACCGCTCCATCACCGGCAAGTTCATCAGCTATGTGGGCCTGGAAGATGCCATCAGCCGCAAGCTGGTCAAGGCCGGCCAGAAAGCCATGGCCAAGAACCTCACCAAGTCCTTCATGGACCAGGAGGTCAAACGCATCAACGACTGGCTGCAAACCCTGGTCGCCGACGAAACCATTCCTGGCGGCAGCGTGTACCTGCACCCGGAACTCAACAGTGTCGAGAAGTACAAGAACGGCACCTGGTTCATCGTCATCGACTACGGCCGCTACGCGCCGAACGAACACATGATTTATCAACTCAATGCCCGCGATGAAATCATCGAGCAGTTCCTGGAGGACGTTCTCTAA
- a CDS encoding phage tail assembly protein, with protein MTDTVKLQVAIEAHGEPLTELTLRRPTVQEVRAIKALPYKIDKGEDVSLDLDVAARYIAVCAGIPPSSVNQLDLADFNALSWAVAGFFMSAAPAPSPN; from the coding sequence ATGACCGACACAGTAAAGCTGCAGGTAGCCATTGAAGCCCACGGCGAACCTTTGACTGAACTCACCCTGCGCCGCCCGACGGTGCAGGAAGTGCGGGCAATCAAGGCGCTGCCGTACAAGATCGACAAGGGCGAAGACGTCAGCCTCGATCTCGATGTGGCCGCGCGATACATCGCCGTGTGCGCCGGCATTCCGCCCTCGTCGGTGAACCAGTTGGACCTCGCCGACTTCAACGCGCTGAGCTGGGCGGTCGCCGGTTTTTTCATGAGTGCGGCGCCGGCACCGTCGCCGAACTGA
- a CDS encoding contractile injection system protein, VgrG/Pvc8 family: MTLGYTPVVELYGANAALLNERLLEWEHSDMAGFASDHLKLTLDIEGLEGLPDMGGKIGLRVGYLETGLVDKGKFRITKRTPSLFPMRLVLEATAAPFDLDAFKQRRTASHGPVTLGALFRQLTTRYGYSPRVAPDLEDKQISHIDQTNESDMALLTRLARRFDAVAKPVDEFYVLGRKGQLTSLSGKTLPDVQLSLTHDNRPGERAFISARLTEASRAKYSGAQASWWDAAAGNKHVVKVGVEPFKEVTQRCQNEAEARSAAEGEMRRVEREGLKIDVVCPGNPAFAAEGLLLLDESWPGFMQGRWSINTVTASGKRKDSYRCTISASGLSPTE; this comes from the coding sequence ATGACACTTGGATATACACCGGTGGTGGAGCTCTACGGGGCCAATGCCGCGCTGCTCAACGAGCGCCTCCTGGAGTGGGAGCACTCCGATATGGCCGGTTTCGCCTCGGACCATCTGAAGTTGACACTCGATATCGAGGGCCTTGAAGGCCTGCCTGACATGGGAGGGAAAATTGGTCTGCGTGTGGGCTATCTGGAAACTGGCCTTGTGGACAAAGGCAAGTTCAGGATCACCAAGCGCACGCCGTCACTGTTCCCGATGCGCCTGGTATTGGAGGCCACAGCGGCACCGTTCGACCTGGACGCGTTCAAGCAACGCCGTACCGCCAGCCATGGGCCTGTCACTCTGGGGGCGCTGTTTCGGCAATTGACGACGCGCTACGGTTATTCGCCACGCGTGGCGCCTGACCTCGAAGACAAGCAGATCTCGCATATTGACCAGACCAACGAAAGCGATATGGCCTTGCTGACACGCTTGGCCAGACGCTTCGATGCTGTGGCCAAACCCGTTGACGAATTCTACGTGCTGGGCCGAAAAGGCCAGCTCACCTCACTGTCGGGCAAGACGCTGCCGGACGTGCAGCTCTCGCTGACGCATGACAACCGTCCAGGGGAACGCGCGTTTATCAGTGCCAGGCTGACCGAGGCCAGCCGCGCCAAATATAGCGGTGCACAAGCGTCCTGGTGGGATGCGGCGGCGGGTAATAAGCACGTGGTGAAGGTGGGGGTCGAGCCTTTCAAAGAGGTCACGCAGCGCTGTCAGAACGAAGCAGAGGCACGTTCTGCGGCTGAGGGTGAGATGCGCCGAGTGGAGCGTGAAGGGCTGAAGATCGATGTGGTATGCCCAGGTAATCCTGCATTCGCCGCTGAAGGCTTGTTGCTGCTGGATGAGTCGTGGCCAGGTTTTATGCAGGGACGCTGGTCGATCAATACCGTGACCGCCAGTGGCAAGCGCAAAGACAGCTACCGCTGCACGATCAGCGCGAGCGGTTTGTCCCCCACTGAGTAA
- a CDS encoding tail fiber assembly protein, producing the protein MSEIANTENVTPLLATPMPGVEWAAVRARRDQLLRSTDFTQLLDYPATDAQRAEVVAYRKALRDIPEQGGAPSMLEWPELPAFLK; encoded by the coding sequence ATGTCCGAAATTGCAAATACTGAAAATGTCACTCCATTGCTTGCCACGCCCATGCCAGGTGTGGAGTGGGCCGCCGTGCGGGCGCGCCGTGACCAGCTGCTGCGTAGCACCGATTTTACTCAACTGCTGGATTACCCGGCCACCGATGCCCAGCGAGCCGAAGTGGTTGCCTATCGAAAGGCTCTTCGCGATATCCCTGAGCAGGGCGGGGCACCTTCGATGCTTGAGTGGCCGGAACTGCCAGCCTTTCTGAAATAA
- a CDS encoding phage tail sheath subtilisin-like domain-containing protein, which translates to MAIGFSHIPADIRVPLFYAEMDNSAANSAQSTLRRLIVGQVNDNAASAEIGSLVLVSSVAMAKRIGGQGSMLASMYETFRKSDPVGEIWCLPLQNTSGSVAKADLKLTGAATQGGVLSLYVGGVRVQASVVNGATAAVAANALALKVNASADLPVTAAAADGTVTLTAKWTGDSGNDINLQLNRLGQSNGEQTPDGLAATLGKMAGGAGVPDQLAALAALGDEPFEFICLPWADTTSLNAWQGVMDDNSGRWSWAKQLFGHVYTAKRGTVGTLVAAGQARNDQHVTIQAMEPGVPQPFWVQAAALAARTAVFISADASRPTQSGSLPGLDPAAPSERFTLTERQSLLNYGIATAYYEGGYVRIQRAITTYQKNAFGQADNSYLDSETLHQSAFIVRRLQSVITSKYGRHKLASDGTRFGAGQPIVTPSTLRGELIAQYAKLELEGHVENAELFAEHLIVERDSQDPSRINVLFPPDYINGLRVFALLNQFRLQYDAAL; encoded by the coding sequence ATGGCGATTGGATTCAGTCATATTCCAGCGGACATTCGTGTGCCGCTGTTCTACGCCGAGATGGATAACTCGGCAGCCAACAGTGCCCAGTCGACCTTGCGCCGGCTGATTGTCGGCCAGGTCAACGACAACGCTGCCAGCGCCGAAATCGGCAGCCTGGTGCTGGTGTCGAGCGTGGCGATGGCCAAGCGAATCGGTGGCCAGGGCTCGATGCTGGCGTCGATGTACGAGACCTTTCGCAAAAGCGACCCGGTGGGTGAGATCTGGTGCCTGCCGCTGCAAAATACGTCGGGCAGCGTGGCCAAGGCCGACCTGAAACTCACCGGCGCAGCCACCCAGGGCGGCGTGCTGAGCCTGTATGTCGGCGGCGTGCGGGTGCAAGCCAGCGTGGTCAACGGGGCGACGGCTGCCGTGGCGGCCAATGCCCTGGCCTTGAAAGTCAACGCCAGTGCCGATCTGCCGGTCACGGCGGCGGCGGCCGACGGCACGGTAACGCTGACCGCCAAATGGACTGGCGACAGCGGCAATGACATCAACCTGCAGCTCAACCGCCTGGGCCAGAGCAACGGCGAGCAGACGCCCGATGGCCTCGCGGCAACCCTCGGCAAGATGGCCGGCGGCGCCGGTGTACCGGATCAACTGGCCGCCCTGGCGGCGTTGGGCGACGAGCCCTTCGAGTTCATCTGCCTGCCGTGGGCCGACACGACCAGCCTCAACGCCTGGCAAGGCGTGATGGACGACAACAGCGGCCGCTGGTCCTGGGCCAAACAGCTGTTCGGGCATGTCTATACGGCCAAACGCGGTACCGTCGGTACGCTGGTGGCGGCCGGGCAGGCACGCAACGATCAGCACGTGACCATCCAGGCCATGGAGCCGGGTGTGCCACAGCCGTTCTGGGTTCAGGCAGCGGCGCTCGCGGCGCGTACCGCGGTGTTTATTTCCGCCGACGCCAGCCGTCCGACCCAAAGCGGCAGCCTGCCAGGCCTCGACCCTGCGGCGCCGAGTGAGCGTTTCACGCTGACCGAACGTCAGTCGCTGCTCAATTACGGTATTGCCACGGCTTACTACGAAGGCGGCTATGTGCGCATCCAGCGTGCGATTACCACCTACCAGAAAAACGCCTTCGGCCAGGCCGACAACTCCTACCTGGACAGTGAAACCCTGCATCAATCGGCCTTTATCGTGCGCCGCCTGCAAAGCGTGATCACCAGCAAGTACGGGCGCCACAAACTGGCCAGTGACGGCACGCGTTTTGGTGCCGGCCAGCCGATCGTGACGCCGAGCACCCTGCGCGGCGAGTTGATTGCCCAGTACGCCAAGCTGGAGCTGGAAGGCCATGTGGAAAACGCCGAGCTGTTCGCCGAGCACCTGATCGTTGAGCGCGACAGCCAGGATCCGAGCCGGATCAACGTGTTGTTCCCGCCGGACTACATCAACGGGTTGCGTGTGTTTGCGCTGCTCAACCAATTCCGCCTGCAGTACGACGCGGCGCTTTAA
- a CDS encoding phage major tail tube protein: MFTNRVRQAIAATLQGLPLSATVTSFSPPKIDFDMELMTGGRFIVEEMAKSAKALNATLELQGAGPEIMLALGVRLGDDILLNVREAGQDQDGKTYFTYHTVGGKLKSLAEAPLKMGDKPTTTLELSCRTYNRLENGIPVIDIDVRTQKFVLNGVDILGDARRAVLMP; encoded by the coding sequence ATGTTTACCAACCGTGTAAGACAGGCCATCGCGGCCACCCTTCAAGGCCTGCCGCTGTCCGCGACGGTCACGTCTTTCTCCCCGCCGAAAATCGATTTCGATATGGAGCTTATGACCGGCGGGCGCTTCATCGTCGAGGAAATGGCCAAGAGCGCCAAAGCGCTCAACGCGACCCTGGAGCTGCAAGGTGCAGGCCCGGAAATCATGCTGGCGCTGGGCGTGCGGCTGGGTGACGACATCCTGCTGAATGTGCGCGAAGCCGGCCAGGATCAGGACGGCAAGACTTACTTCACCTACCACACGGTCGGCGGCAAGTTGAAAAGCCTGGCTGAGGCGCCGCTGAAAATGGGCGACAAACCCACCACCACCCTGGAGCTGTCCTGCCGCACCTACAACCGCCTGGAAAACGGCATTCCGGTGATCGACATCGACGTGCGCACCCAGAAGTTCGTGCTCAACGGCGTCGACATTCTGGGTGATGCGCGCCGTGCCGTGCTGATGCCTTAA
- a CDS encoding phage tail assembly protein, protein MAWMPPLHILLSPITADTGATIEQVQLKPLYYAAQKDALARAGDDEDDQFFELAKLATGLSEKELDQLKRPDYVSIAQYVHEMSTRPASFFLGEADGPSQYEQVQLLLPLDAAGRSLTGLSLEMPALRATKAMKKLATNKERAEFITAHCTGLMIPDLAGLTVPDWTELQERIDDFLNKPADFFRSATSK, encoded by the coding sequence ATGGCCTGGATGCCACCGCTGCACATCCTGCTCTCGCCGATCACCGCCGACACCGGCGCGACGATCGAGCAGGTACAACTCAAACCGCTGTACTACGCCGCGCAAAAAGACGCGCTGGCCCGGGCCGGTGATGACGAGGACGACCAGTTCTTCGAATTGGCGAAACTCGCCACCGGCCTGTCGGAAAAAGAGCTCGATCAGCTCAAGCGCCCGGACTACGTGAGCATCGCCCAATACGTACACGAGATGTCGACACGTCCTGCGTCGTTCTTCCTCGGCGAAGCCGATGGACCTTCGCAGTATGAGCAGGTGCAACTGCTGCTGCCCCTGGATGCCGCCGGCCGCAGCCTGACCGGGTTGAGCCTGGAAATGCCCGCGTTGCGCGCCACCAAAGCCATGAAAAAACTCGCCACGAACAAAGAGCGTGCCGAGTTCATCACCGCTCACTGCACCGGCCTGATGATCCCCGACCTCGCCGGCCTGACCGTGCCCGACTGGACGGAACTGCAGGAGCGCATCGACGATTTTTTAAACAAACCGGCGGACTTCTTTCGCAGCGCGACATCGAAGTAA
- a CDS encoding phage tail tube protein, which yields MGQLIAGTCYVKVDGAQLTISGGCEAPLLAVKRETVVPGFYKETDIAPSFKVSALHTPDFPLKQLVSGTDMTVTCEFNNGKVYVLAGAYLVEEPVAKGDDAMIELKFEGIKGTWQ from the coding sequence ATGGGTCAACTGATTGCGGGCACCTGCTACGTCAAAGTGGACGGCGCTCAACTGACCATCAGCGGCGGCTGCGAAGCGCCTTTGCTGGCGGTAAAACGCGAAACCGTGGTGCCGGGCTTCTACAAGGAAACCGACATCGCGCCATCGTTCAAAGTCAGCGCACTGCACACCCCGGACTTTCCGCTCAAGCAACTGGTCAGCGGTACCGACATGACCGTCACTTGCGAATTCAACAACGGCAAAGTCTATGTGCTGGCCGGTGCCTACCTGGTGGAAGAGCCGGTGGCCAAAGGTGACGACGCGATGATCGAACTCAAATTCGAGGGCATCAAGGGGACTTGGCAATGA
- a CDS encoding phage tail protein — MRQQMALGSFVFGLSRGFAYDTLDRASTGGWVGLPIIAGKPKSSQVGQALETLTFGGKAARETGMTRLHELRALQALRAPLPLVDGVGLSWGLWTIKTITEKQSSVIDDGTAMVINWSLVLEEFVNA; from the coding sequence ATGCGACAACAAATGGCATTGGGCTCGTTTGTTTTCGGGCTGTCCCGAGGGTTTGCCTACGACACCCTGGACCGTGCCAGCACTGGCGGGTGGGTCGGGCTGCCGATTATTGCCGGCAAACCCAAGTCCAGCCAGGTTGGCCAGGCGCTCGAGACGCTGACCTTTGGCGGTAAGGCCGCACGTGAAACCGGCATGACACGGCTGCATGAGCTGCGCGCGCTGCAAGCCTTGCGTGCGCCATTGCCGCTGGTCGATGGCGTGGGCCTCAGTTGGGGCCTGTGGACCATCAAGACGATCACCGAAAAACAATCCAGTGTGATCGATGATGGCACCGCCATGGTGATCAATTGGTCGCTTGTCCTTGAGGAGTTCGTCAATGCGTAG
- a CDS encoding phage tail terminator protein — protein sequence MKITPLLTHLREHCPGFNQQIHAGLDLDALQNLPALNAPQAVVTLLREEAAASRSQNTSRQTVREHLGVVVLLDFAEGQQAQAMDQLHVLRAELWRALVGFKPERFYEPVQYDGGHWLLLGKTRGLYRLRFSTGFQLGRNLSTQPAETWHELELDALPSFNGVTVRVDAIDPADPNLQHPGPDGRLELTFSAEVTP from the coding sequence ATGAAAATCACCCCATTACTGACGCACCTGCGCGAGCACTGCCCCGGCTTCAACCAGCAGATCCACGCCGGGCTTGATCTTGACGCATTACAAAACCTGCCAGCGCTCAACGCGCCTCAGGCGGTGGTGACCCTCCTTCGCGAAGAGGCCGCTGCCAGCCGTTCGCAAAACACCAGCCGGCAAACCGTTCGCGAGCATCTCGGCGTGGTCGTGTTGCTGGATTTTGCGGAGGGTCAACAGGCCCAGGCCATGGACCAGCTGCATGTGTTACGTGCTGAGCTCTGGCGTGCATTGGTGGGCTTCAAACCCGAGCGGTTCTACGAGCCTGTCCAGTACGACGGTGGTCATTGGCTTTTATTGGGCAAGACGCGGGGCTTGTATCGCCTGCGCTTTTCCACGGGTTTCCAGCTGGGACGCAACCTCAGCACGCAGCCGGCGGAAACCTGGCACGAGCTGGAGCTGGACGCTTTGCCGTCCTTCAACGGGGTGACGGTGCGGGTCGATGCCATCGACCCGGCCGACCCCAACCTGCAACACCCAGGCCCCGACGGGCGCCTGGAACTGACCTTTTCTGCCGAGGTAACACCATGA
- a CDS encoding tail protein X has product MRSARSIAGDSVNLLLYRELGRCDDTAEEMLWRLNPGLAELGAVLPAGVSVIVPELDRQPIAKQPVSAWD; this is encoded by the coding sequence ATGCGTAGCGCACGAAGTATTGCCGGTGACTCGGTGAACCTGTTGCTCTACCGCGAGCTGGGTCGCTGTGACGATACCGCAGAAGAAATGTTGTGGCGGCTGAACCCTGGGTTGGCAGAACTGGGCGCAGTACTGCCGGCCGGTGTCAGTGTGATCGTGCCGGAGCTGGACAGGCAGCCCATCGCGAAACAGCCCGTTTCGGCCTGGGACTAA
- a CDS encoding DNA circularization protein has product MSWRDRMLPASFRGVGFWVDQAKVPVGKKGQLHEYPQRDEPFFEGLGQQSRVHELTAFVIGADCLEQRDKLLKALEEGAGELVHPWLGRLQVKVGECDMTQTRQDGGLVTFTLKFYPDQPLKFPATTVNTRQQLLVSADSLLGSMVQRFEQAIALVKQARLGIQALRNGLVEVYQVIEQQFKPLIAIYADLNALVKGIKALPKELSAEFKGLLGDVKELGEFARSGYRGMLANLSQQVDAARRVDAPKLTTGKDSVAAAQATANLVQDALWVQIAHWLADLPVATRPVNLTTTPSLEQQAAQPVQRLEVPVADDVLALRDQLNEALWQAALKADAGHYVALNNVRQQMFSHLTAVASSGVRLVNLTPMRNMPALLLAYQRFGDATRVDEVVQRNRVAHPGFLPPADLHVVRE; this is encoded by the coding sequence ATGAGCTGGCGTGATCGTATGTTGCCGGCGTCGTTTCGTGGCGTCGGTTTTTGGGTCGACCAGGCCAAAGTGCCCGTCGGCAAGAAAGGCCAGTTGCACGAATACCCGCAGCGCGATGAACCGTTTTTTGAAGGGCTGGGCCAGCAATCCAGAGTGCATGAGCTGACCGCGTTCGTGATCGGTGCCGATTGCCTGGAACAGCGCGACAAACTGCTCAAGGCGCTGGAGGAGGGCGCGGGCGAACTGGTGCATCCGTGGCTGGGACGGTTGCAGGTGAAAGTGGGTGAGTGCGATATGACCCAGACGCGCCAGGACGGCGGGCTGGTGACATTCACCCTGAAGTTTTACCCCGACCAGCCGCTGAAATTTCCTGCGACTACCGTCAATACCCGCCAGCAGTTGCTGGTGTCGGCAGACAGTTTGCTGGGCTCGATGGTGCAACGTTTTGAGCAGGCGATTGCGCTGGTCAAGCAGGCGCGGTTAGGCATACAGGCGCTACGCAATGGGCTGGTTGAGGTGTACCAGGTGATCGAGCAACAGTTCAAACCGTTGATCGCGATTTACGCCGACCTCAACGCGCTCGTCAAAGGCATCAAGGCGTTGCCGAAGGAGTTGAGCGCCGAGTTCAAAGGGCTGCTCGGTGACGTCAAGGAGTTGGGTGAGTTTGCCCGCAGCGGTTATCGCGGCATGCTGGCGAACCTCTCTCAGCAGGTGGATGCGGCGAGGCGTGTGGATGCGCCAAAGCTGACCACCGGCAAGGACAGCGTGGCGGCGGCGCAAGCCACGGCGAACCTGGTACAGGACGCCCTGTGGGTGCAGATCGCCCATTGGCTGGCCGACCTGCCGGTAGCCACCCGGCCGGTCAACCTCACGACCACGCCTTCCCTTGAGCAACAGGCTGCACAACCGGTGCAACGTCTGGAAGTACCGGTGGCCGATGATGTATTGGCCCTGCGCGACCAGTTGAACGAAGCCCTGTGGCAAGCCGCACTCAAGGCCGATGCCGGGCATTACGTGGCGTTGAACAACGTGCGCCAGCAGATGTTCAGTCACCTCACGGCGGTGGCGTCGTCCGGTGTGCGGCTGGTCAACCTGACGCCGATGCGCAATATGCCGGCGTTGTTGCTGGCTTATCAGCGTTTCGGCGATGCCACGCGGGTGGACGAAGTGGTGCAACGCAATCGTGTGGCGCACCCGGGGTTTTTGCCCCCGGCCGATCTGCATGTGGTGCGGGAGTAA
- a CDS encoding phage tail tape measure protein — translation MQDKYSLAYGTARDGQELVGKEAAILRSGALAAERSGEAAAAESTSLALSHAGLELSGLSLSLGLLRRSVEALHSSLSGFKTVDLNPPRTNGQADQSNSTVFKSSKVDDRRVTREALTIRNIERLDPVAAFQQSNASLTFGSKLPPEKSTTVLREESTQSAERLAKTLEPAPVLLEPTWLEAKTAVMNSANSWAGDSAGAATTVKTAEAVILPVLSPVFTQFFSGLGDTIKTRVTGNVVDLTLGKLPGGVGKLFKSDGFKEEKSCCCANAAQKPLGDGRSGRKGSSGARKNAAGSKSQRNQRAQKKQRSQNPQKPHTAQKKPPLASAPSSTPRAPAKTGGRLATWRESIGRGVQSLFPAYSLGFNAGAPIQRIQPGTAQASSLSASIASPARGSNRGPGLIEALAREQALMPAESRVKAQPYSLPLSHERPAAPVNHPPNIPAAGLVGAMSKLESVGARRLGPMRYVDTAMDVVQGIRNGDVNAIGSGLSSAGGAWAGASAGAAIGTMIFPGVGTAVGGAIGGLLGSEAGSWLGDKLFGPSDRLPAPADVSKNLNNAQADNRQVNFAPQITINAPEQVSYQQLAQLVVQQIEAQFSPLSMDDLLGSRRDAALTDIGGV, via the coding sequence ATGCAGGACAAGTATTCATTGGCGTATGGCACGGCCAGGGATGGCCAGGAACTCGTCGGCAAGGAGGCTGCGATCCTCCGCTCTGGCGCGTTGGCAGCTGAACGTTCTGGTGAGGCGGCCGCCGCAGAGTCGACAAGTCTGGCGCTGAGCCACGCAGGCCTGGAGCTCAGTGGTCTTTCATTGTCCCTGGGCTTGTTGCGCAGGAGCGTGGAGGCGCTGCACAGCTCGCTGTCGGGTTTCAAAACCGTGGACCTTAACCCGCCGAGAACCAACGGGCAGGCTGATCAGAGCAATAGCACAGTGTTCAAATCGAGCAAGGTGGATGATCGGCGCGTGACCCGTGAAGCCTTGACGATACGTAACATCGAGCGCCTTGACCCGGTCGCGGCTTTTCAGCAGTCCAATGCCAGCCTGACGTTTGGTTCGAAACTTCCCCCGGAGAAATCAACCACGGTATTGCGCGAAGAGTCCACCCAAAGCGCAGAGCGCCTGGCCAAGACGCTTGAGCCTGCGCCGGTGCTGTTGGAGCCCACGTGGCTTGAAGCCAAAACAGCTGTGATGAACAGCGCCAACAGCTGGGCCGGCGACTCGGCGGGTGCCGCCACCACCGTCAAAACCGCAGAGGCAGTGATTTTGCCGGTACTGTCGCCTGTGTTCACCCAGTTTTTTTCGGGCCTGGGTGACACGATCAAAACCCGGGTGACGGGTAATGTGGTCGACCTGACGTTGGGCAAGTTGCCGGGGGGGGTTGGCAAACTGTTCAAGAGCGACGGTTTCAAAGAGGAAAAGTCGTGCTGCTGTGCGAACGCAGCCCAAAAGCCGCTGGGCGATGGGCGTTCCGGTCGCAAGGGATCCTCAGGCGCAAGAAAAAATGCCGCTGGATCGAAATCGCAGCGAAACCAGAGGGCTCAGAAAAAACAGCGTTCACAGAACCCGCAGAAACCACACACTGCACAGAAAAAGCCGCCGCTTGCGTCGGCGCCGTCAAGCACGCCACGTGCCCCGGCCAAGACCGGTGGCCGCCTCGCAACGTGGCGCGAGTCCATTGGACGTGGCGTTCAGTCACTGTTTCCTGCTTATTCGTTGGGCTTCAATGCGGGCGCTCCAATCCAGAGGATTCAACCCGGTACTGCCCAGGCGAGCAGCCTGAGCGCAAGCATAGCTTCCCCTGCGCGTGGCTCAAACCGGGGGCCCGGGCTGATCGAAGCCCTGGCGCGCGAGCAGGCGCTCATGCCGGCCGAAAGTCGCGTCAAGGCTCAGCCATATTCGCTACCTCTGAGTCATGAGCGTCCAGCCGCCCCCGTGAATCATCCGCCCAATATACCGGCCGCCGGCCTGGTGGGCGCGATGAGCAAGCTGGAGTCGGTCGGTGCACGTCGCTTGGGCCCGATGCGGTATGTCGACACGGCGATGGACGTGGTTCAGGGCATACGCAACGGCGACGTCAACGCCATCGGTTCCGGGCTCAGCTCGGCAGGTGGCGCCTGGGCCGGAGCTTCTGCCGGTGCAGCCATAGGCACGATGATCTTCCCCGGTGTCGGCACAGCAGTCGGCGGCGCCATTGGTGGCTTGCTCGGCAGTGAGGCCGGCAGCTGGCTCGGTGACAAGCTCTTCGGTCCAAGTGACCGTCTGCCGGCACCCGCCGATGTCAGTAAAAACTTGAACAATGCTCAGGCTGACAACCGCCAAGTCAACTTCGCCCCGCAAATCACCATCAACGCACCTGAGCAGGTGAGCTATCAACAACTGGCGCAATTGGTGGTGCAACAGATCGAAGCGCAATTTTCGCCGTTGTCGATGGACGACTTGCTGGGGTCGCGACGTGATGCGGCATTGACTGATATTGGAGGGGTGTGA